A single Saccharolobus shibatae B12 DNA region contains:
- a CDS encoding ACT domain-containing protein translates to MTQERVVKVLAYYRDPGLIERIASNFRKLFMDIDWIYGWKANDENLYEFYIGVKDHNNFNTAVLLLSKTVDISKVEILDDAQLKRVIIRDGKVIENQSEGVKEGDMIIYVPVFNRVKGYSWGEVYVKDLH, encoded by the coding sequence GTTAAGGTATTGGCTTATTATAGGGATCCAGGCTTAATAGAGAGGATAGCATCTAACTTCAGGAAATTATTTATGGACATTGATTGGATATACGGCTGGAAGGCAAATGATGAAAATCTCTATGAGTTTTATATTGGAGTAAAGGATCACAATAATTTTAACACAGCAGTACTTCTGCTGAGTAAGACAGTAGATATCAGTAAGGTAGAGATTTTAGATGACGCGCAATTAAAAAGGGTTATAATAAGGGATGGAAAGGTGATAGAGAATCAATCAGAAGGGGTAAAAGAAGGTGACATGATAATTTATGTACCAGTTTTCAATAGAGTAAAAGGATATAGTTGGGGTGAAGTCTACGTCAAAGATCTACACTGA
- the ilvC gene encoding ketol-acid reductoisomerase, producing the protein MKSTSKIYTDKDSNLDVIKGKRIAVLGYGSQGRAWAQNLRDSGLNVVVGLEREGKSWELTKSDGITPLHTKDAVKDADIIIFLVPDMVQRTLWLESVQPYMKKGADLVFAHGFNIHYKLIEPPKDSDVYMIAPKGPGPTVREYYKAGGGVPALVAIHQDVSGTALQKALAIAKGIGATRAGVIPTTFKEETETDLFGEQVILVGGIMELMKAAFETLVEEGYQPEVAYFETINELKMLVDLVYEKGITGMLKAVSDTAKYGGMTVGKFVINEDVRKRMKEALQRIKSGKFAEEWVEEYGRGMPTVVNGLSQVQNSLEEKIGNQLKDLIQKGKPKS; encoded by the coding sequence GTGAAGTCTACGTCAAAGATCTACACTGATAAAGATAGTAATTTAGATGTAATTAAGGGTAAGAGAATAGCGGTCTTAGGCTATGGAAGTCAGGGAAGAGCATGGGCTCAGAATTTAAGAGATTCGGGATTAAATGTTGTAGTGGGATTAGAAAGGGAAGGAAAATCGTGGGAATTGACTAAGAGTGATGGGATAACTCCACTTCACACTAAGGATGCAGTTAAGGATGCTGATATAATAATCTTCTTGGTGCCAGATATGGTTCAGAGGACGCTATGGTTAGAGAGCGTACAGCCTTATATGAAAAAAGGTGCAGATTTAGTATTTGCACATGGGTTTAACATTCACTATAAACTAATCGAACCACCTAAGGATTCAGATGTATATATGATAGCTCCTAAAGGTCCAGGTCCTACAGTTAGAGAGTACTATAAGGCTGGAGGTGGTGTTCCAGCTTTAGTTGCAATTCATCAAGATGTAAGCGGTACAGCTCTTCAAAAGGCTTTAGCAATAGCTAAAGGTATAGGTGCTACTAGGGCCGGCGTAATTCCAACTACCTTTAAGGAAGAGACTGAGACAGACTTATTTGGAGAGCAAGTAATACTTGTGGGAGGAATAATGGAACTTATGAAGGCTGCATTTGAAACCTTAGTAGAGGAAGGATACCAACCAGAAGTAGCCTACTTTGAAACTATAAATGAGCTTAAGATGTTGGTGGATTTAGTTTATGAAAAGGGAATTACTGGTATGTTAAAAGCAGTATCTGATACTGCTAAATATGGTGGTATGACAGTAGGAAAGTTTGTAATAAATGAGGATGTAAGAAAAAGAATGAAAGAGGCTTTACAGAGAATAAAGAGTGGAAAATTTGCTGAAGAATGGGTAGAAGAATATGGTAGAGGCATGCCAACAGTAGTTAATGGTCTCTCACAAGTTCAGAATAGTTTAGAAGAGAAGATTGGTAATCAACTAAAAGACTTGATCCAAAAAGGAAAGCCTAAAAGCTAA